The Marinomonas sp. CT5 genome contains the following window.
CTTAATATTACTTGACCACTATCTGGCTGATAAATGCCCGCGATGACTTTCATCAAGGTAGATTTTCCGGCTCCATTTTCACCCATTAAGGCATGCACAGTACCTGGGCGAATTTTAAGCTGCACATCATCCAAAGCTAATACACCCGGAAATCCTTTAGAAACATTAACGATTTCTAATACGTATTCATTAGAGTGGTCCCTGGGAGGAGTTGCGCCACTCACAGACCCGGTTTCTTTAACAGCAGCGCTATTCATAACGCAATCCCTCCAATTTTTTATTTTAATAGGGTTAATCGTTTCTAAACCTAGAATTACTTAAGGTAATTATTAAGGTTTTTCGGTGTAACTAATTCAAATGGCACCCAAACCTTACGGTCAACAGTTTTGCCATTAATAAGTTTGACAGCTGTATCAACTGCGCCACGACCTTGACCATCTGCACTTTGATAAACCGTCACATCTAGCTCGCCCGCTTTCATTGCCGCCAGCGCATCTGTCGTTGCGTCAATACCAGCAATAACAACATCATCCATTGAGCGGCCTGATGCTTTCAGCGCTTGAATCGCACCAATAGCCATTTCATCGTTGTTTGCAACAACAGCATCAAATTGAATACCCGCAGCAATCCAGTTAGTCATTAAGTCACTACCCTTGGTACGCGACCATTCTGCAGTTTGTTGCTGAACGATTTTCAAGCCAGAACATTCAGGTGTATCAAGAACGTCATGAATATCTTGAGTCCGCTGAAGTGCAGCTTGGTTGGTCAACTCGCCCATCATAACTACGATATTGCCTTTGCCATTCAGCAAACGACACACTTCTTGAGTTTGAAGTGTCCCAGACACTTTCTCATCAGACGCTACAAACGCTTGATTTTTTGGAAGCAAATCAACGTTGATCGGTTGACGGTTAACATAAATCAGAGGGATACCTGCTGCTTGCGCATCATCTGAAATAGAGACCGTAGCATCAGTATCAACAGGATTAATAATGATGGCATCAACGCCAGAAGCAATGAAGTTCTGAACCTGATTTAATTGATTACCAACGCCATTTTTAGCATCTTCTATCTGAACATCAACACCCTGATCTTTTGCGGCAGATTGAATGCCATTACGCAAAACCGTTAGGAAGTTGTCATCGAAAAGAGCCATTGAAACACCGATTTTAAGGTCTGCTGCAGAAACAGATGTCGCCAAAAGCGAAGATGTAATAGCTGTAAGAAGTAATTTTTTCATTATGCGATTTCCTCGAAAGTGAGCGCTGATACGCTCTAGTTGTTTTTATTTTTCCGGTAAAACGCGCTTAGAGATCAAGGCAAGCAAAACTTATAGCTAACCATCCACCTCTAAACATCCGACTTGCTTATATTTTAGTAACATAATCAATTCGAACATATACATTCCACAATCACTGAATATGGAATATATATTCCAATTTGATTCATATTATGTATTTTGTCAAGCCTAAAGTTTGATTTAATTTGATTTAATTTGATAGGAACATTTGAGGGTATTTTTACCAACATTAACTTCCATCTAAACTCTATGATTAACGAAATTAGTCTACATCGATAGAAGACGGATTCGAACCATTTTGATGAATTAACATCGGAATGATGTTTTTTGATAGATTATGACATGTTTATCACAAACTTGATTGACGATTTTTTTTTGACAGATGTAGTATGCAAATAGAAAAATAATTCTAAAAAACCATTTTCGCTTATTCTTCACCTCAATAGGACTGATGATAAGCGATACTTAATAAAGGTATTAATACATGTCTACGCTACCTAAATTTGGCTTAAACCACATGGTTTGCCCTTCTTATTCCATTAAAGATTTCCTAACACTTTCTTCTCAGCTTAAAGCTCAAACAGTCGAATTTCGCAACGATGTTGGCGATAACAGCCTAACAGACCTAGCCTCTGCAAAAATGGCAGGGAAGTTGGCTGGTGAGCTCAATATCAAAGTGTTATCCATTAATGCACTCTATCCATTTAACGTTTGGAATGACGAACGCGCTCAGCAGGCTAGAGAAATGGCAGAGCTTGCAAAAGCTGCCAATGCTGAAGGATTAGTTGTTTGCCCTTTAAATGATGGCAATGAGGTCAGCTTTGAGGACCTTAAATATGCCTTATCAGAACTGGCAAAAATCTTAGAAGAATTTAATCTTAAAGGATTTGTTGAACCACTAGGCTTCCCCATTTCCTCACTGCGCTCTAAAAGAGTTGCTCTCGAAGCGATTGACGAAATTGGTAAACAGGACCTATTTTCTTTGGTTCATGACACCTTCCACCACAAAGGTGCAGGTGAAGATGAATTTTTCCCAGAACGTACTGGTTTAGTTCATATATCAGGTTTAGAAGATAGCATTACCTTTAATGACATGCTTGATGGTGACCGTGTTTTAGTCGGGCCAAATGATCGACTAGACAACGTTGGACAGCTTCGTACCCTACTTGCAGCTGGCTACAATGGTCCAGTCTCATTTGAACCATTCTCTAAGAAAGTCTGGAATGTGGAGAATCCAAAACAAGCCGTTCAAGAGAGTATCGATTACGTCAATAAAGCACTGACAAACTAGACCTTTTAATGCCCTAATTGAGAAAAATTTAAAAATAAAAAGCAGGTTTTAACATGAAGATAGCACTCGATCCCTATATGCACCGTCACCTTTCTTTAGAAGATTTGTGCCGAGCCACTAAAGAAATGGGCTACGACCACATCGAACTGTCGCCTCGTGCTGATTTTTTACAGTGGTGGACGCGTCCTCGCGTATATCCTGAACGTTTGCAAAACTTTAAAAAAGCCATGAAAGATCATGACGTTTCTTTGTCCACTATCCAACCCATGTATCGTTGGTCTAGCCCATACGAAGACGAATGGAAAATGGCTATGGATAACTGGAAAAGAACCATAGAAATTGCCGTTGAACTGGATAATCCGTTACTGATTTCTGAATTTGGTCGTGGTGGATCTCCTGAACGTTCTAATACTGACCGTCAGGGTATTCACACACCAGAAGCTTGTGAAAATGCATTTTGGCGCTCTATGGATGTGCTTGTCCCTCTGCTAGAAAAAGAAGGTTTAACCTTGTGTGTGGAGCCGCACCCAGAAGACTGGGTGGAAGAGATGGCTCCTGCTATCGATATTATCAAAACTATTAATTCGCCTGCGGTCCAATGTTCATACATTGCACCTCACTCGTTTTACTACGGAGATGACTTGGCAGAGACGATTCGCTCAACAAAAGGCATCTTGCAGCACGCTCGTGTAGCAGATACCTACAATCATAAAGGCTCTTCACAATTACGTTACATTGTCAATCCGCCAGGCTCTAACGCTCGAGTACATCAACATTTGGATATGGGCGAAGGCGAAGTAGACTGGGATACTTTCTTTAAGACACTACACGAAATTGGTTTTGATGGAGTGCTGTCCAGCTGTGTCTTTGCCTGGGAAGAAAGAGCGGAACAATCGTCTCGCTTTATGCGCGATGAAATCCAACTTTATGTTGATAAATATTGGCAAAAATAAAAATTTGATAAACACACCACAAAAATAATTATTGAGGAAACTAGAATGACAATTAAAATTGGCGTAATTGGTGTTGGTGCTATTGGCGCAGATCACACTCGACGCATCACAAACAAATTAACAGGTGCAGAAGTAGTTGCACTGACAGATGTGAACCAAGAGCAGGCAGAGAATGTAAAAAATTCGTTAGGTCTTAATGCGACAGTTTATAAAGATGGCCATGAACTTATCGAAAAAGGCGGTGTTGATGCCGTATTAGTAACGTCTTGGGGTGGCACTCATGAAGAATATGTTCTGGCTGCTATAAAAGCTGGCAAATATGTTTTTTGCGAAAAACCACTAGCAACAACAGCTCAAGGCTGCCAAAACATTGTGGACGCGGAAATAGCTGCAGGAAAGCGCTTAGTACAGGTTGGCTTCATGCGCCCATACGACTCTGGCTACAAAATGCTTAAAAAAGCCATTGACTCTGGAGCCATTGGTGAACCATTAATGATTCATGCTGCTCACAGAAATCCGAGCGTTCCAGAAATGTACATTACTCCGATGGCCATTCATGACACGCTAATACATGAATTAGACGTATTCCGCTGGTTACTAGATGACGAGTACGTATCTGCACAAGTCGTTTTCCCTCGTAAATCTAAATACGCGCACGATAAAGTCGCTGATCCACAAATCGTTATGCTGGAAACTAAAAAAGGCACTCGTATAGACGTTGAGGTTTTCGTAAATTGTCAATACGGTTACGACATCCAGTGTTCTGTAGTAGGTGAAGAAGGTGTAGTAAATTTACCTGAACCTCAAGCACTAAGCATGCGTAAAAACGCCAACTTAGGGCAGTCTATCTTAACCGACTGGAAAGACCGTTTTATTGAATCTTACGACGTTGAATTACAAGACTTCGTGAATGGTGTTCAAGCAGGTAAATTAACCGGCCCATCTTCTTGGAATGGTCTTGCTGCAGCCGTATCTGGAGATGCATGCGTTAAAGCACAGGAAAGCGGTTTGATTGAACCAATCAACTTGCCAGATCGCCCAGAGTTTTACCGTTAATAATTAGGCTTGTGTCGCCACGCAAATAAGCTTGGCGACTTTTTAATGACTTGCAAGCAGTTTTTGTGTTTTATGACATCTCTAGTATTTGACTTATCATCTACAGAGGCAGAATCGCATAATGGTAACCAAACATAGCTTATCTCTTACTCCAGCCATACGTGAAGTATATTTTGGCTTCGTCAAACACCCTGCAAAAAGCACGTTAGGACCTCGTATTCAGCGAGGCGTAGAGTTTGTATATGTACTCACTGGCAAAGTAGACATTGTCGTGGATGGGAAACAATACTCTCTGATGCCAAGCCATATGGCGATGCAACTTCCAAACAAAGAAGAACTGTTTATTTTTCATAGCGAACAGCAAACAGAACACTCTTGGTGCCAGTTAGATTTTCACGAATGTCCTGATGAACTTATCGAGCACTTAGCGTCCTTACCCTGTATTTTACCCGTTACCCA
Protein-coding sequences here:
- a CDS encoding sugar ABC transporter substrate-binding protein is translated as MKKLLLTAITSSLLATSVSAADLKIGVSMALFDDNFLTVLRNGIQSAAKDQGVDVQIEDAKNGVGNQLNQVQNFIASGVDAIIINPVDTDATVSISDDAQAAGIPLIYVNRQPINVDLLPKNQAFVASDEKVSGTLQTQEVCRLLNGKGNIVVMMGELTNQAALQRTQDIHDVLDTPECSGLKIVQQQTAEWSRTKGSDLMTNWIAAGIQFDAVVANNDEMAIGAIQALKASGRSMDDVVIAGIDATTDALAAMKAGELDVTVYQSADGQGRGAVDTAVKLINGKTVDRKVWVPFELVTPKNLNNYLK
- a CDS encoding TIM barrel protein — encoded protein: MSTLPKFGLNHMVCPSYSIKDFLTLSSQLKAQTVEFRNDVGDNSLTDLASAKMAGKLAGELNIKVLSINALYPFNVWNDERAQQAREMAELAKAANAEGLVVCPLNDGNEVSFEDLKYALSELAKILEEFNLKGFVEPLGFPISSLRSKRVALEAIDEIGKQDLFSLVHDTFHHKGAGEDEFFPERTGLVHISGLEDSITFNDMLDGDRVLVGPNDRLDNVGQLRTLLAAGYNGPVSFEPFSKKVWNVENPKQAVQESIDYVNKALTN
- a CDS encoding sugar phosphate isomerase/epimerase; amino-acid sequence: MKIALDPYMHRHLSLEDLCRATKEMGYDHIELSPRADFLQWWTRPRVYPERLQNFKKAMKDHDVSLSTIQPMYRWSSPYEDEWKMAMDNWKRTIEIAVELDNPLLISEFGRGGSPERSNTDRQGIHTPEACENAFWRSMDVLVPLLEKEGLTLCVEPHPEDWVEEMAPAIDIIKTINSPAVQCSYIAPHSFYYGDDLAETIRSTKGILQHARVADTYNHKGSSQLRYIVNPPGSNARVHQHLDMGEGEVDWDTFFKTLHEIGFDGVLSSCVFAWEERAEQSSRFMRDEIQLYVDKYWQK
- a CDS encoding Gfo/Idh/MocA family oxidoreductase, whose translation is MTIKIGVIGVGAIGADHTRRITNKLTGAEVVALTDVNQEQAENVKNSLGLNATVYKDGHELIEKGGVDAVLVTSWGGTHEEYVLAAIKAGKYVFCEKPLATTAQGCQNIVDAEIAAGKRLVQVGFMRPYDSGYKMLKKAIDSGAIGEPLMIHAAHRNPSVPEMYITPMAIHDTLIHELDVFRWLLDDEYVSAQVVFPRKSKYAHDKVADPQIVMLETKKGTRIDVEVFVNCQYGYDIQCSVVGEEGVVNLPEPQALSMRKNANLGQSILTDWKDRFIESYDVELQDFVNGVQAGKLTGPSSWNGLAAAVSGDACVKAQESGLIEPINLPDRPEFYR